A section of the Rhizobium sp. SSA_523 genome encodes:
- the fdhD gene encoding formate dehydrogenase accessory sulfurtransferase FdhD, with the protein MEKGQSLRVSEWQFRQGVLAEGRRIVPEEVPIAFSYGGSTHAVMMATPADLVDFAYGFSLAEEIITKADDILAVEPIEAGGGIDIQITLKDATAEALSARRRRMAGPVGCGLCGIESIEQAVRTVAQVSEPRFALTPQAVADAVRLLGEGQDLNRETRAVHAAGYLALGRVPEGQKPLLAIREDVGRHNALDKLCGAVLRAERRPDEGAVVVTSRLSVEMVQKTALLRCPFLIAISAPTALAIETAQQAGMTLIGIARGAEFEVFTRPDRLMMGEAGNVAESHG; encoded by the coding sequence ATGGAGAAGGGACAGAGCCTGCGGGTCAGCGAGTGGCAGTTTCGGCAGGGCGTGCTGGCCGAAGGCCGGCGCATCGTGCCGGAGGAAGTGCCGATTGCCTTTTCCTATGGCGGCTCGACCCATGCGGTGATGATGGCGACGCCGGCGGATCTGGTGGATTTCGCCTATGGCTTCTCCCTTGCCGAGGAGATCATCACGAAAGCCGATGACATTCTTGCCGTGGAGCCGATTGAAGCAGGTGGCGGGATCGATATCCAGATCACCCTCAAGGATGCCACGGCGGAGGCACTGTCGGCGCGCCGGCGCCGCATGGCGGGCCCCGTCGGCTGCGGTCTCTGCGGCATCGAGTCGATCGAGCAGGCCGTTCGCACGGTGGCGCAGGTGAGCGAACCGCGGTTTGCGCTGACGCCGCAGGCCGTTGCGGACGCGGTGCGCCTGCTGGGCGAGGGGCAGGATCTCAACCGGGAGACCCGGGCCGTCCACGCTGCCGGCTACCTCGCGCTTGGCCGCGTGCCGGAGGGGCAGAAGCCGCTTCTGGCGATCCGCGAGGATGTCGGGCGCCACAATGCCCTGGACAAGCTTTGCGGTGCCGTGTTGCGGGCGGAGCGAAGGCCCGATGAAGGCGCGGTGGTGGTGACCAGCCGCCTGTCGGTGGAGATGGTGCAGAAGACGGCCCTGCTTCGCTGCCCCTTCCTGATCGCCATTTCCGCACCGACGGCTCTGGCCATCGAGACGGCGCAGCAGGCGGGGATGACGTTGATCGGCATTGCGCGCGGCGCGGAATTCGAAGTGTTCACACGGCCGGACCGGCTGATGATGGGAGAGGCGGGCAATGTCGCTGAGTCACACGGATGA
- a CDS encoding formate dehydrogenase subunit delta produces MSLSHTDEKLVRMANQIATFFLSQPVDVRAEGVATHINKFWEPRMRRRFFEMIDAGTGGFLPLVIEAASMIRRPQDPTTQAIGLGTDAAQGAPGGGGPVAGESLSEPSVPAGAS; encoded by the coding sequence ATGTCGCTGAGTCACACGGATGAGAAGCTGGTGCGGATGGCGAACCAGATTGCCACCTTCTTCCTCTCGCAGCCCGTCGATGTCCGGGCGGAGGGGGTTGCGACCCATATCAACAAATTCTGGGAGCCGCGGATGCGGCGCCGGTTTTTCGAGATGATCGATGCTGGAACCGGCGGATTTTTGCCGCTGGTGATCGAGGCGGCATCGATGATCAGACGTCCGCAGGATCCGACCACGCAGGCGATCGGCCTGGGGACGGATGCGGCACAGGGTGCGCCGGGCGGAGGAGGCCCTGTCGCGGGAGAATCTTTGTCGGAGCCCAGCGTTCCGGCAGGCGCGTCGTGA
- a CDS encoding asparaginase domain-containing protein, protein MHLLLIHTGGTIGMAEGPNGLAPVEGRVEDAIRDALPEGMSLVSHVFRPLLDSADLGPHHWNEILDAIRAHAGMPVIITHGTDTMAFTGAALIQALAGEDRCVVLCGSMLPLGQGGDAEGNLSLAIDAVRDNRPGIRLAFAGRLLEAGGLVKHDSHAADSFRTQPQAQPGPPGTRRFAQDRRIAILTLSPGMPAAALAGALDHLDAAVLRVFGSGTAMSDPQILSALDKAVKAKKRIRAVSQCEAGGLTPGAYAAGAGLWSTGVENGGLETPEAALIHLWLNT, encoded by the coding sequence ATGCACCTGCTTCTCATCCACACCGGCGGAACGATCGGCATGGCCGAAGGTCCGAACGGACTGGCCCCTGTCGAAGGCCGTGTCGAGGACGCCATCCGCGACGCGCTGCCTGAGGGCATGTCCCTTGTGTCGCATGTGTTTCGCCCGCTTCTCGACAGTGCCGATCTCGGACCGCATCACTGGAACGAGATCCTCGATGCCATCCGCGCGCATGCGGGCATGCCGGTCATCATCACCCATGGCACCGATACCATGGCATTCACCGGCGCGGCGCTCATCCAGGCTCTGGCGGGGGAGGATCGATGCGTGGTGCTGTGCGGCTCCATGCTGCCGCTCGGTCAGGGCGGTGATGCGGAGGGCAATCTGTCGCTGGCGATCGATGCTGTCCGCGACAATCGCCCCGGCATCCGGCTCGCTTTCGCCGGCAGGCTGCTCGAAGCAGGCGGGCTCGTCAAACATGACAGCCATGCCGCCGATAGTTTCCGAACGCAGCCGCAGGCGCAACCCGGCCCGCCCGGGACACGGCGTTTCGCACAGGATCGCCGTATCGCCATCCTGACCCTGTCGCCTGGCATGCCAGCCGCTGCCCTTGCGGGCGCACTGGACCATCTCGACGCGGCGGTGCTGCGGGTTTTCGGTTCAGGAACTGCCATGTCGGATCCGCAAATCCTGTCGGCGCTTGACAAGGCCGTCAAGGCAAAAAAGCGCATCCGCGCCGTCAGCCAGTGCGAGGCTGGTGGCCTGACCCCGGGCGCCTATGCCGCCGGCGCCGGCCTGTGGAGCACGGGGGTGGAAAATGGCGGCCTGGAAACGCCGGAAGCGGCCCTCATCCATTTGTGGCTGAACACGTAA
- a CDS encoding OFA family MFS transporter, with protein sequence MAVAGVSGGDLTGVGILDRERIIAKPGFNRWLVPPAALAIHLCIGMAYGFSVFWLPLTRAIQNPDPSCTSLTLIGALFTTACNWRVADLGWIYTLFFVLLGCSAAIWGGWLERAGPRKAGFVAACCWCGGILVAALGVMSHQLWLMWLGAGVIGGIGLGLGYISPVSTLIKWFPDRRGMATGMAIMGFGGGAMIGAPLANLLMNTFKTDVSIGVWQTFVVMAIIYFVFMMGGAFGYRIPPAGWRPEGWTPPAAKSHMITHRHVHLRDAHKTPQFWLIWAVLCLNVSAGIGVIGMASPMLQEIFAGSLIGQPGVAFAQLDAGQKAQIAAIAAGFTGLLSLFNIGGRFFWASMSDKIGRKNTYFCFFILGILLYAAAPTLAALGSKALFVIAFGIILSMYGGGFATIPAYLADIFGTQFVGAIHGRLLTAWATAGIVGPVVVNYIREAQIAAGVAPGPALYTSTMYILAGMLALGLVANAFIKPLSEKWFMSEEEVASLQAKTAAANAGPTGSFGIGKGSLDAKAAIAWAIVGIPLLWGVWVTLKSSLVLFG encoded by the coding sequence ATGGCAGTTGCAGGCGTAAGCGGAGGAGATCTGACGGGAGTCGGCATCCTCGATCGAGAGAGAATTATCGCCAAGCCCGGTTTCAATCGGTGGCTCGTGCCGCCGGCCGCGCTGGCCATCCATCTGTGCATCGGCATGGCCTACGGCTTCAGCGTGTTCTGGCTGCCGCTGACCAGGGCGATCCAGAATCCGGATCCGAGCTGCACGAGCCTGACCTTGATCGGTGCCTTGTTCACCACCGCCTGCAATTGGCGCGTGGCGGATCTCGGCTGGATCTACACGCTGTTCTTCGTTCTCCTGGGGTGCTCGGCCGCCATCTGGGGTGGCTGGCTGGAAAGGGCCGGCCCCCGCAAGGCAGGCTTTGTCGCCGCCTGCTGCTGGTGCGGCGGCATTCTTGTCGCGGCGCTTGGCGTGATGAGCCACCAGCTCTGGCTGATGTGGCTGGGCGCCGGCGTCATCGGAGGCATCGGTCTTGGCCTCGGCTATATTTCCCCGGTATCGACACTGATCAAGTGGTTTCCCGACCGGCGCGGCATGGCCACCGGAATGGCGATCATGGGCTTCGGTGGCGGCGCGATGATTGGTGCGCCGCTCGCCAACCTGTTGATGAACACGTTCAAGACGGATGTCTCGATCGGCGTCTGGCAGACCTTCGTCGTCATGGCGATCATCTACTTCGTCTTCATGATGGGCGGCGCCTTCGGCTACCGCATTCCGCCCGCTGGCTGGCGGCCCGAGGGCTGGACACCGCCGGCGGCCAAAAGCCACATGATCACCCATCGCCACGTCCATCTGCGCGATGCGCACAAGACGCCGCAATTCTGGCTGATCTGGGCGGTTCTCTGCCTAAACGTGTCGGCCGGCATCGGTGTCATCGGCATGGCCTCGCCCATGCTGCAGGAGATCTTTGCGGGTTCGCTCATCGGTCAGCCCGGCGTGGCTTTCGCCCAGCTCGATGCGGGCCAGAAGGCGCAGATCGCGGCGATCGCCGCAGGATTTACCGGGCTTCTTTCGCTGTTCAATATCGGCGGCCGCTTCTTCTGGGCCTCGATGTCCGACAAGATCGGCCGCAAGAATACCTATTTCTGCTTCTTCATCCTCGGCATTCTTCTCTATGCCGCGGCACCCACGCTCGCGGCGCTCGGATCGAAGGCGCTGTTCGTCATCGCCTTCGGCATCATTCTGTCCATGTATGGCGGCGGCTTTGCCACCATTCCCGCCTATCTGGCGGATATATTCGGCACGCAGTTCGTCGGGGCCATTCATGGCCGCCTGCTGACCGCCTGGGCCACGGCCGGCATCGTCGGGCCCGTGGTCGTCAATTATATCCGCGAGGCCCAGATCGCCGCAGGTGTGGCGCCGGGACCGGCCCTCTATACCAGCACCATGTATATTCTGGCGGGCATGCTGGCGCTTGGCCTTGTGGCGAATGCCTTCATCAAGCCCTTGTCGGAGAAATGGTTCATGTCGGAGGAGGAGGTGGCGTCGCTTCAGGCCAAGACGGCGGCAGCCAATGCCGGCCCGACCGGGTCCTTCGGGATCGGCAAGGGCTCGCTCGACGCCAAGGCGGCCATTGCCTGGGCGATCGTCGGCATCCCGCTCCTGTGGGGTGTCTGGGTGACGCTGAAGAGCAGCCTCGTCCTGTTCGGCTGA
- a CDS encoding chemotaxis protein CheW, whose translation MATTITTTTFGGETLEIIAFRLHDQEFCVKTTTIREIRGWAPSTPIPHAPADVIGVMNLRGSVIPIIDLAYKLGMKSTVANERSAIVVAEVHNMVIGMLVDRVSDILTIPSSQVQPVPEVSASFDKSFSEGIIATENGMICFLNLSKMFKGSDLDDLAA comes from the coding sequence ATGGCGACCACAATCACTACGACCACCTTCGGCGGCGAAACCCTGGAGATCATCGCATTCCGGCTGCATGACCAGGAATTCTGCGTCAAGACGACGACAATCCGGGAAATACGCGGCTGGGCGCCGTCGACACCCATTCCGCATGCGCCTGCCGATGTGATCGGCGTCATGAACCTGCGCGGCTCGGTCATCCCGATCATCGATCTTGCCTACAAGCTGGGCATGAAGAGCACGGTTGCCAATGAGCGCTCCGCAATCGTCGTGGCGGAAGTCCATAATATGGTGATCGGCATGCTGGTGGATCGCGTTTCCGACATCCTCACCATCCCGTCGAGCCAGGTTCAGCCGGTTCCGGAGGTTTCCGCCTCCTTCGACAAGTCCTTCTCCGAAGGCATTATCGCCACGGAAAACGGCATGATCTGCTTCCTCAACCTCTCCAAGATGTTCAAGGGCAGCGATCTGGACGATCTCGCCGCCTGA
- a CDS encoding translocation/assembly module TamB domain-containing protein, whose amino-acid sequence MSSSSRLTTGIIRIAVAAVALLLVVVTAVVLFFGFVPAGSQLAGRMLSNFLSTPERQIAINGTRGLLTGNLHIDEVALSDTEGVYARAQNILVDWSPLSLLTGTFRADNIKLDQLSIARAPLAVEPPVTQTSSGSSSGFSLPVAVVINSFQLPDIELGANLTGRPFQLSAEGSADATDERVALQLSARRKDAPNAIAKTDLVFAPNQNELKLQALVSEPQGGLLARLLHLPGAPSVALAMDGRGPLSNWTGALRGTVAGKPVISVDGGHQLTPEGAHSIHIEGGGQLAELLPPAIKPLFAERTDIMVTANVAESGRIEIKNGTLTNGAMKLSAAGAVDPSGDNSLTGSLAAANGPVEIQWPLGGAPARISLDKLNFTLTGPAEASRFNATAALSTLSASGATFRQVRLQAESEDLNMVTTAGSIRTRLTAATADFDEPNLDRLIDGPIRLDAPIRLEMPAIGLDAATFESANISGTVSGAFNQSKQTLMGNVRVSLNPNGLPEAAGRYFSDTIGLEGYVDSVIGGRMSLENVVLKSSLIDGHGNIIFDKGRLDGELAGRLADIGRLRKDAKGPVGYDMSFSGPPEALALKAVLNAAELRLSGHLLQAVTTDITGATGPEGLSGNVALAGSIDGKPLRLQTAINQKDGRITLPDLDLNVGENQVSGALSLSDNYLPAGELNFQLPDIALLATLAGQQASGDLQGTVSLANDGGVLASKITATGQALTAQGVTLRAPAIDLASANVMNLQAQGTVKADTFSIGNQTLSGLTLGLTQEANRTSFDLSAAYSNAPLVLAGTLDRNPDASDMALTIERFSAVPQGVPVELTEPARIAISGNTLQFNAIRLTAGGGQIVMEGGSGDQLNLAIRINALPATIANSFVPQLAAGGAIGGVVTVQGTLASPSLRYGLNWDAAAIAQTRSLGLAPATITARGRFEAGTVTVESAGVDVEDQVSATANGTITLAEPGRLDLTVDLSKLSAGLANALRPDLAAEGDVRGTAQVTGSFAAPQARFSLALTNASIAPTRDAEIGPLSATLEGGFADNAIAVDALRISGANGISAEAAGTVSLAGERQLRMEARINALPAALIDIAKADLGAQGVLSGQALVEGTLSRPQAGFTLNWADGSLAQTRAAGLTGLSAEIQGRFAEQTVTLDRGSLTGPQGLSLTASGSAGLAAGAPLAISAEFAQLPASLANVARPDLDARGLLRGSINATGTLAAPSVGYDVQLADGSTAQTRQAGASAIEARMRGSFADGLVTLEETRLTDPSGLSVTATGNIRLRQDQAPLVNVNASIAALPANLANAFVPDLQAGGMISGTVSSSGTPDAPVTQFDLTWRDAKLRQTLSAGLAGLEVQAKGSLDNAVLTLQQASLSGPSGLSAKAQGTIGMAENRALNLTAELSSVPADLANSFLPGIEAGGMISGTASVSGTLSAPAAEYDLRWSQGVIRRQGDSGIGGLNLKTAGRFENGRLTLRDTALTGPEGLSVTAAGSVSFAGDVPQLDLNADINALPARLADAFQPGLGATGTISGRISSLQGSGPGGAFDLTWSGASVAQTRTAGLAPFNIVAEGSVTPQRLQVETRLSGASGLSVTGGGTVGLAGGFPLDLRVQGNLPFALAAAPLASQGFLLQGNGNVNVAIGGTASAPAVTGTATTSGARLIDVRRNLALNNLTANITFNRDTATLSAASAAISTGGRVSVQGTIGLRDGYAADLRIALDNAVYVDGDLVTAKVNGGLTVSGPLLGGLTIGGAVTLVRADITVPATLPSSLAEIDVKHVNAPADVRALLQTLGPQGGGDGTSTGINLDLTLNAPNGIFVRGRGIDAELGGALTIRGNTTAPIVIGAFDLRRGRIVILTKRLDFTEGRITFGGSLVPVIDFTATTSSGQTTITVNVTGQANNPDISFGSSPALPQDEILAQLIFGQSLSRLSALQIAQLADAVSQLAGGGDTSLLQSLRASLGIDDLDIQTDESGQTSVSIGRRLNNRTYLQLEQGGSDGGTRATINLDIGRGLKLKGSAGTEGGSAGIFYEKEY is encoded by the coding sequence ATGTCATCCTCATCCCGCCTGACGACAGGGATCATTCGCATTGCGGTTGCCGCGGTGGCGCTTCTGCTTGTCGTGGTGACTGCGGTTGTGCTGTTTTTCGGCTTTGTCCCGGCCGGCAGCCAGCTCGCCGGCCGCATGCTCAGCAATTTCCTGTCCACGCCCGAGCGACAGATCGCCATCAATGGCACGCGGGGGCTGCTGACAGGCAATCTGCATATCGATGAGGTCGCCCTTTCCGACACCGAAGGCGTCTATGCAAGGGCACAAAACATCCTGGTGGACTGGTCGCCCCTGTCACTTCTGACGGGCACTTTCCGCGCCGACAACATCAAGCTGGACCAGCTTTCGATCGCCCGCGCCCCGCTTGCCGTCGAACCGCCCGTGACGCAGACTTCCTCCGGTTCCTCCAGCGGCTTTTCCCTTCCCGTCGCGGTGGTGATCAACTCCTTCCAGCTGCCCGATATCGAGCTCGGCGCCAACCTCACGGGCCGCCCGTTCCAGCTTTCGGCGGAAGGTTCTGCCGATGCCACGGATGAGCGTGTGGCCTTGCAGCTCTCGGCGCGGCGCAAGGATGCCCCCAATGCGATCGCCAAGACCGATCTTGTCTTTGCTCCGAACCAGAACGAACTGAAGCTGCAGGCCCTGGTCTCCGAGCCGCAGGGCGGCCTTCTTGCCCGTCTGCTGCATCTTCCGGGCGCACCGTCCGTGGCTCTCGCCATGGATGGCCGCGGCCCGCTGTCCAATTGGACAGGTGCCTTGCGCGGAACCGTCGCCGGCAAGCCGGTGATCAGCGTGGATGGCGGACATCAACTCACACCGGAAGGCGCGCACAGCATTCACATCGAAGGCGGTGGCCAGCTGGCGGAGCTGCTGCCCCCTGCCATCAAGCCTCTCTTTGCCGAACGCACGGATATCATGGTGACGGCCAATGTCGCCGAAAGCGGGCGCATCGAGATCAAGAACGGCACCCTGACCAATGGTGCGATGAAGCTCTCGGCCGCAGGGGCGGTGGATCCGTCCGGCGACAACAGCCTGACGGGAAGCCTTGCCGCCGCCAATGGTCCGGTCGAGATCCAGTGGCCGCTCGGCGGCGCTCCAGCCCGCATTTCGCTCGACAAGCTGAACTTCACCCTCACCGGTCCGGCAGAGGCATCGCGCTTCAATGCCACCGCGGCGCTTAGCACCCTCTCCGCTTCCGGCGCCACCTTCCGTCAGGTCCGCCTGCAGGCGGAAAGCGAAGACCTCAACATGGTCACCACGGCCGGCAGCATCCGGACGCGGCTGACGGCTGCCACCGCCGATTTCGACGAACCCAATCTCGACAGGCTGATCGACGGGCCGATCCGCCTCGATGCACCGATCCGGCTGGAAATGCCGGCGATTGGCCTGGATGCCGCGACCTTCGAAAGCGCCAACATATCCGGCACGGTGTCGGGCGCATTCAACCAGAGCAAGCAGACACTGATGGGGAATGTGCGCGTCTCGCTCAATCCCAATGGCCTGCCCGAGGCCGCGGGGCGCTATTTCAGCGATACGATCGGCCTGGAAGGCTATGTGGACAGCGTCATCGGCGGCCGGATGAGCCTCGAAAACGTCGTTCTCAAGTCAAGCCTCATCGACGGCCACGGCAATATCATCTTCGACAAGGGCCGGCTCGACGGCGAACTGGCAGGCCGACTGGCCGATATCGGTCGCTTGCGCAAGGATGCCAAGGGACCGGTCGGCTATGATATGAGCTTTAGCGGCCCGCCGGAAGCGCTTGCATTGAAGGCGGTTCTCAATGCCGCCGAGCTGAGGCTGAGCGGTCATCTGCTGCAGGCCGTGACCACCGATATCACCGGCGCAACCGGTCCGGAAGGGCTGAGCGGCAACGTCGCCCTGGCCGGCTCTATCGACGGAAAGCCGCTTCGACTGCAAACGGCCATCAATCAGAAGGACGGGCGCATCACGCTGCCTGATCTCGACCTGAATGTCGGCGAGAACCAGGTCAGCGGCGCGCTCAGCCTTTCGGATAATTATCTGCCGGCCGGAGAATTGAACTTCCAGCTGCCGGACATCGCGCTTCTGGCGACCCTTGCCGGACAGCAGGCAAGCGGCGACCTGCAGGGCACGGTATCGCTGGCCAATGATGGTGGCGTGCTGGCCTCGAAAATCACGGCGACCGGCCAGGCTCTGACCGCCCAGGGCGTCACGCTGCGGGCGCCGGCTATCGACCTTGCAAGCGCCAATGTGATGAACCTGCAGGCGCAGGGCACGGTGAAGGCCGATACCTTCTCGATCGGCAACCAGACCCTGTCCGGCCTGACGCTCGGCCTGACGCAGGAGGCCAACCGCACCAGTTTCGATCTCTCCGCCGCCTATTCCAATGCGCCGCTGGTTCTGGCAGGAACGCTGGACCGCAATCCCGATGCCAGCGACATGGCGCTGACGATCGAGCGGTTCTCCGCCGTGCCGCAGGGCGTGCCGGTTGAGCTGACGGAGCCGGCGCGCATCGCGATCAGCGGCAATACGCTGCAATTCAACGCGATCCGCCTGACCGCCGGCGGCGGCCAGATCGTGATGGAGGGCGGCTCCGGCGACCAGCTGAACCTCGCTATCCGCATCAATGCGCTTCCTGCGACCATTGCCAACAGCTTTGTCCCGCAACTGGCCGCCGGCGGTGCGATCGGCGGCGTCGTGACGGTGCAAGGCACGCTCGCCAGTCCCAGCCTTCGCTACGGCTTGAACTGGGATGCGGCGGCGATCGCCCAGACGCGATCGCTTGGGCTTGCCCCCGCGACGATCACGGCGCGCGGACGTTTCGAGGCGGGAACGGTGACCGTGGAAAGCGCCGGGGTGGATGTCGAGGACCAGGTTTCCGCCACGGCCAATGGCACGATCACGCTCGCGGAGCCCGGGCGGCTGGACTTGACCGTCGATCTTTCAAAACTTTCGGCCGGCCTCGCCAATGCCCTGCGGCCCGATCTTGCCGCCGAGGGCGATGTGCGCGGCACGGCGCAGGTCACCGGCAGTTTTGCAGCACCACAGGCGCGCTTTTCACTGGCGCTGACGAACGCATCCATCGCGCCGACGCGTGATGCCGAAATCGGCCCGCTTTCGGCAACACTCGAGGGTGGTTTCGCTGACAATGCCATCGCTGTCGATGCGCTGCGCATCAGCGGCGCGAACGGCATTTCCGCCGAGGCGGCAGGAACCGTATCGCTGGCCGGCGAGCGGCAGCTGCGCATGGAGGCCAGGATCAATGCCCTGCCGGCGGCGCTGATCGACATTGCCAAGGCGGATCTGGGCGCGCAGGGCGTTCTGTCCGGCCAGGCGCTGGTCGAAGGAACGCTTTCCCGGCCGCAGGCAGGCTTCACGCTGAACTGGGCCGATGGTTCGCTGGCCCAGACCCGCGCCGCAGGCCTGACCGGCCTTTCAGCCGAGATCCAGGGTCGTTTTGCCGAACAGACCGTGACACTCGATCGGGGCAGCCTGACCGGACCGCAGGGCCTCAGCCTGACGGCCTCCGGCTCCGCCGGCCTGGCAGCAGGCGCGCCTCTCGCTATCAGTGCCGAATTCGCACAGCTGCCGGCCTCGCTCGCCAATGTGGCGCGGCCGGACCTCGATGCCCGCGGCCTGCTTCGCGGTTCCATCAACGCGACAGGCACGCTGGCAGCCCCCTCCGTCGGCTATGATGTTCAACTGGCAGATGGTTCGACGGCGCAGACCCGCCAGGCCGGCGCCTCGGCCATCGAGGCGCGCATGCGAGGAAGTTTCGCGGACGGGCTGGTCACGCTGGAAGAGACACGCCTGACGGATCCTTCGGGTCTGTCGGTCACTGCCACGGGCAATATTCGCCTGCGCCAGGACCAGGCTCCGCTCGTGAATGTCAATGCCAGCATTGCCGCTCTTCCGGCCAATCTCGCCAATGCCTTTGTACCGGACCTGCAGGCCGGCGGGATGATCTCCGGAACGGTTTCCTCCTCCGGCACGCCGGACGCGCCGGTGACGCAATTCGATCTCACCTGGCGCGATGCCAAGCTGCGCCAGACCCTTTCCGCCGGACTCGCCGGTCTTGAAGTGCAGGCGAAAGGCTCGCTGGACAATGCAGTCCTCACCCTGCAGCAGGCAAGCCTCAGCGGTCCATCCGGCCTGTCCGCAAAAGCGCAAGGGACAATCGGAATGGCGGAGAACCGCGCACTCAACCTGACTGCGGAACTATCCTCGGTGCCCGCCGATCTTGCCAACAGCTTCCTGCCCGGCATCGAGGCCGGTGGCATGATCTCGGGCACAGCGAGCGTTAGCGGAACCCTGTCTGCCCCGGCCGCCGAATATGACCTGCGCTGGTCGCAAGGGGTGATCCGGCGCCAGGGCGATTCCGGCATTGGCGGGCTGAACCTGAAGACCGCCGGCCGTTTCGAGAATGGCCGGCTGACGCTGCGCGACACCGCGCTGACCGGTCCGGAGGGGCTCTCGGTGACGGCGGCGGGGAGTGTCTCCTTCGCCGGCGACGTGCCGCAGCTGGATCTGAACGCCGACATCAACGCCCTGCCGGCCCGGCTCGCCGACGCCTTCCAACCCGGTCTCGGCGCGACCGGCACGATCTCCGGACGCATCTCCTCCCTGCAAGGCTCCGGTCCGGGCGGCGCCTTCGACCTCACCTGGAGCGGCGCCTCGGTAGCCCAGACCAGAACCGCGGGCCTGGCGCCTTTCAATATCGTTGCCGAGGGCAGCGTCACACCGCAGCGCCTGCAGGTCGAGACCCGCCTGTCCGGAGCGAGCGGACTGAGCGTGACGGGCGGCGGAACGGTGGGACTGGCCGGCGGCTTTCCGCTCGATCTGCGGGTTCAGGGCAATCTCCCCTTCGCCCTTGCGGCCGCGCCGCTGGCAAGCCAGGGCTTTCTACTTCAAGGCAATGGCAATGTGAATGTCGCGATCGGCGGAACCGCATCGGCGCCGGCAGTCACCGGGACGGCGACGACGAGCGGCGCAAGGCTGATCGATGTCAGGCGCAATCTCGCGCTGAACAATCTGACCGCCAACATTACCTTCAACCGCGATACCGCCACGCTGTCTGCCGCCTCCGCCGCCATTTCCACCGGCGGCCGGGTCTCCGTGCAGGGCACGATCGGGCTGCGGGACGGCTATGCCGCCGATCTTCGCATCGCCCTCGACAATGCCGTTTACGTGGATGGCGACCTGGTCACGGCCAAGGTCAATGGCGGGCTGACCGTGTCCGGCCCGCTTCTCGGCGGCCTGACGATCGGTGGCGCGGTCACCCTCGTCCGCGCCGATATCACCGTTCCGGCGACGCTTCCGTCCTCGCTCGCCGAGATCGACGTCAAACACGTCAATGCCCCCGCCGATGTGCGCGCGCTTTTGCAGACGCTCGGCCCGCAGGGCGGCGGCGACGGAACCAGCACGGGCATCAACCTGGATCTAACGCTGAATGCGCCGAACGGCATCTTTGTCCGCGGCCGCGGCATCGATGCGGAACTGGGCGGCGCCCTGACCATTCGTGGCAATACCACCGCGCCGATCGTGATCGGCGCTTTCGACCTCAGGCGGGGCAGGATCGTGATCCTGACCAAACGGCTGGACTTTACCGAAGGCCGCATCACCTTCGGCGGCAGCCTGGTGCCGGTGATCGATTTTACCGCCACAACAAGTTCGGGCCAGACCACGATTACCGTCAACGTCACGGGCCAGGCAAACAATCCCGATATCTCCTTCGGCTCGTCTCCGGCCCTGCCCCAGGACGAGATCCTGGCCCAGTTGATCTTCGGGCAGTCGCTGTCGCGCCTCTCAGCCCTGCAGATCGCCCAGTTGGCGGATGCTGTCAGCCAGCTTGCCGGCGGCGGCGATACCTCGCTCCTGCAATCGCTGCGAGCATCGCTCGGCATTGACGACCTCGACATCCAGACCGATGAAAGCGGCCAGACCAGCGTGTCCATCGGCCGGCGCCTGAACAACCGCACCTATCTGCAGCTGGAACAGGGCGGCAGCGATGGCGGAACCCGCGCAACCATCAATCTCGATATCGGCCGGGGCCTGAAGCTCAAAGGATCCGCGGGAACGGAAGGCGGCTCTGCCGGCATCTTCTACGAAAAGGAATATTAG